A section of the Oscarella lobularis chromosome 15, ooOscLobu1.1, whole genome shotgun sequence genome encodes:
- the LOC136196299 gene encoding uncharacterized protein — MSHGEELLDSASSRVLEANRNNQEVVLQGNLKDSLGFTAKKRSSAKSEIKPSLHDAARKGDLSTCEYLIKSAGAHVNAPNKYQEQPLHAAAACGHVKVCKYLIENGADILAEGILKRQPIHYAAIRGRVSVCEYLIKSAGAHVNARDENQEQPLHIAASYGHVEVCEYLIENGADKLGEGSGKRQPIHCAASGGHVSVCEYLIKSAGAHVDARDDNGNCPLHAAAASGSAKVCQFLLEINPDLLKVCNNKGDQAIFNAISHRYDGVFSYLLSQYPDADLISQKMGSKLLKKLSIDRPAMIRSFLSRRAVDSTLLQKHWKALGMVSLFFCDKDNLSYLFSCISEKKVKVKALNAWLTEAAQGHGRKILHWLVNEGCMDDSGVAASDHCQKSIYDVLWSSDARVDVVSSAIGDISSSLANFKAVLDISKKTEKGKASAKTVHKSLCQDPFALASRRNKTAVFKQILSGQYVQELEDDHNFRSDNTRALKAYLIRLSQKEIRRSKEILSVCLELVRNGADVHVTDEEQKSLLHYVASDGHEEMCRLLLERGANPLSKDSSGNLPWELAFSSHHNDLATYLRKFGSIPDEILAEGGDAVNVYSSAFRDGAASCTFFRVDVVGKDGSGKTSLIKSLTRQKFNLKEPSTEGVETACEVVVKETCNWAKKVEIRERKRVYDKAAAASVAKRLKETNPSLGEDVTSPQVDDAVSVIDKTNYRNQVTDVADDLDEDELFEVIFSFLSDWASEPQSLTHKEQETRPSPNNEEGVAIGEMGCALPSAEPQSLTHCVPARNYFMFSLSDLFLMKIPQPPTFEEKKLRYDRNDCKTNDQHQLSGGALDLGEGKLLKDVPSLSPDLSSVEILNGVPTFQEEDSEDSASIQLHHYSDEEDARNTNGSRRSEENSGECQQPLPHLTNILRDPPSPPFSSANVSESDTSSPSRDAYADVDASSNLSASVGALTRVYLADPAALNQASSDIYIDLLDYGGQHIYYTTHFSFLNKEAIYFVVFDVSLPLGELAKSTFRSPDGKHEEIAVDLTETNYDRLEEWLSSICVMEPPAQPSLPTDGQVDRQPPYIFLVGTHRDKLGRRKKEVQTFLNAQNEYLKKKFEGKDFSYHIIPASSDLLFYAVDNTKSSPGEKAKRDPSIISLEKDVEDFAKNLSRVIPLRWLKFEAYVRNLRTKNPNEKVISIDSLRQAAKKEAKVIDDDEFNLLIRFLTNRAVLLYHPLPGVTNRSAVVDVQWLAKVFQKVVTVHLQHQTPPVYHEDLERAKCKGIVTSSYLNYLLSEYSDYQKEINDLLIFFDIVCPYKILEKTGNAASDDDNDERDYVCLSSSDDVNRRRCQPGGPVLAYFVPCLLTKDEGSCAGKSAAEPLILFSKKYRIPQTLFYRLMTRLASRFGCFPQLHPSVGYFVVHYDHRLEIRLNKYSISFTVLPIRGDKVVSQVCGRVREFVVATAKDCKRNGMAGLELHLGCLAEDSSSVADESFFSVDDFLSGDIAEASEYSEEVISFWHPKTDVVVEFSGGPQNPSPRVNPSVITSAPIAAIGRNAIAQDLSTKKFVTNNYNYYLNGKRIDESLPVALQGARRAQTSNKETSSASRSAGSRENESNDNSITWETIVANLLGDEPHSCTHELSAYLDKEDDCGDNWKRLAEQLLDDSDKKIKSLEQMQEERRSPTIGVLKKWVQQSDPRDATVRALVNALTVIYRTDAALSVCKYIEQPSGGPLLTWRRVVAPIVADEEKSQELAAALGIKCKAFCTADGIILAWMKRDFAEATVEALLRACRKIGVFDDVQAAATRKRLTFPSLSTAIEENIEPSHKRRHSSSSEGENSFAKKSASGGVEPDS; from the exons ATGAGTCACGGCGAAGAACTGCTGGATTCAGCCTCTTCTCGTGTCTTGGAAGCGAATCGAAACAATCAGGAAGTTGTTTTGCAGGGTAATCTAAAGGATTCGCTTGGTTTTACTGCTAAAAAAAGATCGAGTGCGAAAAGTGAGATCAAACCTAGTCTTCATGACGCTGCGAGAAAGGGAGACTTGTCAACGTGTGAGTATTTGATCAAATCGGCTGGAGCTCATGTCAATGCACCTAACAAGTATCAAGAGCAACCGCTACACGCCGCTGCTGCTTGTGGACACGTTAAAGTTTGTAAATATCTGATTGAAAATGGTGCTGATATACTCGCAGAAGGAATCCTGAAACGACAACCTATACACTACGCTGCGATAAGGGGCCGTGTATCAGTATGTGAGTATTTGATCAAATCGGCTGGAGCTCATGTCAATGCACGTGACGAGAACCAAGAGCAACCGCTACACATTGCTGCTAGTTATGGACACGTTGAAGTTTGTGAGTACCTAATTGAAAATGGTGCTGATAAACTCGGAGAAGGATCCGGGAAACGACAACCTATTCACTGCGCTGCGAGTGGGGGCCATGTGTCAGTATGTGAGTATTTGATCAAATCGGCTGGAGCTCATGTCGATGCACGTGATGATAATGGGAATTGCCCTCTACACGCAGCAGCAGCTTCCGGGAGTGCGAAAGTTTGTCAGTTCTTACTTGAAATCAACCCGGATCTTCTGAAAGTATGTAATAACAAAGGAGATCAAGCAATTTTTAACGCGATCAGTCACCGGTATGACGGGGTCTTTTCGTACCTTTTATCACAATACCCTGATGCCGATTTAATAAGTCAGAAAATGGGAAGCAAGTTGCTTAAGAAGTTGTCAATTGATCGTCCTGCCATGATTCGCTCCTTCCTCTCTCGTCGTGCTGTTGACTCTActcttcttcaaaagcatTGGAAAGCACTAGGAATGgtctctttatttttctgTGATAAGGACAATCTCTCCTATCTCTTTTCTTGCATTAGTGAAAAGAAAGTTAAGGTAAAAGCGTTGAACGCGTGGCTCACTGAAGCCGCACAGGGTCACGGCCGAAAAATTCTTCATTGGCTTGTGAATGAAGGTTGTATGGACGACTCTGGAGTTGCAGCTTCTGATCATTGTCAAAAAAGTATCTACGACGTTCTTTGGTCAAGTGATGCTAGAGTAGATGTAGTGAGTAGTGCCATAGGAgatatttcttcgtctttggcgAATTTCAAAGCAGTTTTGGATATATCAAAGAAAACCGAGAAGGGAAAAGCGTCAGCAAAGACTGTTCATAAATCGTTATGCCAAGATCCATTTGCGTTAGCGTCTCGTCGGAACAAGACGGCCGTGTTCAAGCAAATTCTTTCAGGTCAGTATGTTCAAGAATTGGAAGACGATCACAATTTTCGCAGTGATAACACGAGGGCATTAAAAGCTTACTTAATTCGTCTAtcgcaaaaagaaattagaaGAAGTAAAGAGATACTCTCGGTCTGTTTGGAACTTGTGCGAAATGGTGCAGACGTTCACGTTACCGACGAAGAACAGAAGTCATTGCTCCACTACGTGGCAAGTGACGGTCACGAAGAAATGTGTCGCTTATTGCTAGAGAGAGGAGCAAACCCTCTCTCTAAGGATTCATCAGGAAACTTACCGTGGGAACTGGCATTTTCTTCGCATCATAATGACTTGGCAACATACTTGCGCAAATTTG GTTCTATTCCTGACGAAATCCTAGCTGAGGGAGGGGATGCTGTAAATGTTTACTCGTCTGCTTTCAGGGACGGCGCAGCTTCGTGCACGTTCTTTCGAGTAGATGTTGTTGGAAAAGACGGCAGTGGAAAAACGAGCCTCATCAAGTCTCTCACTAGGCAGAAATTTAATTTGAAGGAGCCGAGCACGGAAGGCGTCGAAACAGCTTGTGAAGTGGTTGTCAAGGAAACCTGCAATTGGGCTAAAAAAGTTGAAATTCGAGAGCGCAAGCGCGTTTATGACAAAGCGGCGGCTGCATCAGTTGCTAAACGTCTAAAGGAAACAAATCCGAGTCTTGGAGAAGACGTTACTTCTCCACAAGTAGACGACGCAGTGTCTGTTATTGATAAGACGAACTACCGGAATCAAGTCACTGATGTGGCTGATGACTTAG ACGAGGATGAGCTTTTTGAAGTTATATTTTCGTTTCTATCAG ATTGGGCATCGGAACCTCAATCATTGACACATAAGGAGCAAGAGACGAGACCTTCTCCGAATAATGAGGAAG GCGTGGCTATCGGTGAGATGGGATGCGCATTGCCTTCTGCTGAACCTCAATCATTGACGCATTGTGTTCCGGCACGAAATTATTtcatgttttctttgtctgatCTATTTTTAATGAAAATACCGCAACCTCCaacttttgaagaaaaaaagcttCGTTATGATCGCAATGACT GTAAGACAAATGATCAGCATCAACTCAGCGGTGGGGCTCTCGACTTAG GTGAAGGTAAACTTCTTAAAGACGTTCCGTCGTTGTCACCAG ACCTATCTTCAGTGGAGATTCTGAACGGAGTTCCAACTTTTCAGGAAGAAGATTCGGAGGACTCTGCCTCAATTCAGTTGCATCACTATAGTGACGAAGAAGATGCACGCAATACCA ATGGAAGCCGAAGAAGTGAAGAGAATTCAG GCGAGTGCCAACAGCCTCTTCCTCATTTAACCAATATATTGAGGGACCCTCCTTCACCACCGTTTTCATCTGCTAATGTGAGCGAATCAGATACTTCATCGCCTTCCAGAGACGCTTACGCGGATGTTGATGCAAGTTCTAATCTATCAGCATCGGTCGGTGCGCTTACTAGAGTGTACCTGGCGGATCCGGCCGCCCTCAATCAGGCGTCGTCTGATATTTACATTGATCTCCTTGACTACGGTGGTCAGCACATTTACTACACCActcatttctcttttctcaacAAGGAAGCGATTTATTTCGTTGTGTTTGACGTCTCTCTTCCTCTCGGCGAACTGGCTaagtcgacgtttcgttcCCCAGACGGCAAACATGAGGAAATCGCAGTTGATTTAACGGAGACCAATTATGACCGACTAGAAGAATGGTTATCCTCCATATGCGTCATGGAACCGCCTGCACAACCATCGTTGCCAACGGATGGGCAAGTTGATCGCCAGCCGCCGTATATTTTTCTAGTTGGAACTCATCGAGACAAACTTGGTCGCCGTAAGAAAGAAGTGCAAACATTCCTGAATGCACAAAACGAatacttgaagaaaaaatttgaagGAAAGGACTTTTCTTATCACATCATTCCTGCGTCCTCTGACCTGCTGTTCTACGCAGTAGATAACACAAAGTCTTCACCtggagaaaaagcgaaaagggATCCAAGCATTATTTCCTTAGAGAAAGACGTAGAGGACTTTGCTAAAAACTTGTCACGTGTCATTCCTCTTCGTTGGCTTAAATTTGAAGCCTACGTCAGAAACCTCAGAACCAAAAATCCGAACGAAAAAGTAATCAGCATCGACTCACTTCGCCAAGCAGCGAAAAAAGAAGCTAAAGTTATAGACGATGACGAGTTCAACCTTCTGATACGTTTCCTCACAAACCGAGCCGTGCTTCTGTATCATCCACTTCCGGGAGTTACTAATCGCTCGGCTGTTGTCGACGTTCAATGGCTGGCTAAGGTTTTTCAAAAAGTTGTGACGGTTCACTTGCAACACCAAACGCCTCCAGTGTACCACGAAGATTTGGAAAGAGCCAAATGCAAGGGTATAGTAACGTCTTCGTACTTGAATTATCTTCTGTCAGAATACTCCGACTATCAAAAAGAGATCAATGATTTGCTGATCTTTTTTGACATCGTTTGTCCGTATAAGATCTTGGAGAAGACTGGCAACGCGGCttctgacgacgacaacgacgaaagagacTACGTATGTCTGAGTTCTTCAGACGATGTTAACCGGAGAAGATGCCAGCCTGGAGGTCCCGTCCTCGCGTATTTCGTGCCCTGTCTACTCACAAAAGACGAAGGGTCGTGCGCAGGAAAATCCGCTGCTGAACCTCTCATCTTGTTTTCGAAAAAGTATCGAATTCCCCAAACGCTCTTTTACCGATTAATGACTCGACTGGCAAGTCGTTTTGGTTGTTTTCCTCAACTGCATCCGAGTGTGGGCTACTTCGTCGTGCACTACGATCATCGATTGGAAATTCGCCTGAACAAATATTCAATATCGTTCACCGTATTACCTATTCGCGGGGACAAAGTCGTGAGCCAGGTGTGCGGTCGTGTacgcgaattcgtcgttgcTACTGCGAAGGACTGCAAAAGGAACGGCATGGCTGGACTTGAGCTTCATCTCGGATGTCTCGCAGAAGATTCTTCCTCTGTAGCCGACGAAAGTTTTTTCTCCGTAGACGATTTCCTGTCGGGCGATATTGCGGAAGCTTCAGAGTACAGCGAAGAAGTGATCTCGTTTTGGCATCCGAAGACCGATGTTGTCGTT GAATTCTCCGGTGGTCCGCAAAATCCTTCTCCTCGAGTGAATCCATCAGTAATCACTTCGGCACCTATAGCGGCTATTGGACGAAACGCCATTGCACAAGATCTCAGCACCAAGAAATTTGTCactaataattataatta TTACCTGAATGGAAAGAGAATAGATGAAAGTTTGCCGGTGGCTCTTCAAGGGGCAAGACGTGCTCAAACCTCGAATAAAG AAACGTCGAGCGCTAGCAGGAGTGCCGGCTCCCGAGAAAACGAGTCTAACGACAATTCAA TTACTTGGGAAACGATCGTTGCTAATCTTCTCGGAGACGAACCTCATTCGTGTACACACGAACTATCAGCCTATTTGGACAAGGAAGATGACTGCGGTGACAATTGGAAAAGACTTGCTGAACAACTCctcgacgacagcgacaagaaaatcaaatctCTGGAGCAGATGCAAGAAGAGCGGCGAAGTCCAACAATAGGCGTCCTCAAGAAGTGGGTTCAGCAGAGCGACCCGCGCGACGCCACCGTTCGCGCCCTGGTCAATGCCTTGACGGTCATATATAGAACGGACGCGGCACTATCCGTCTGCAAATATATTGAACAG CCTTCCGGCGGTCCTCTTCTGACTTGGCGCAGAGTAGTCGCTCCCATCGTAGcggacgaagaaaaatcgcaGGAATTGGCTGCTGCGTTAGGCATCAAATGCAAGGCTTTTTGCACTGCAGACGGAATTATTCTGGCGTGGATGAAACGCGATTTCGCGGAAGCGACTGTCGAGGCACTGTTGCGAGCGTGCCGTAAAATCGGcgtctttgacgacgtccaaGCGGCCGCTACTAGGAAAAGGCTAACATTTCCGTCGCTCTCAACG GCTATTGAGGAAAATATTGAGCCTTCTCACAAGCGAAGACATTCTTCAAGTTCAGAAGGCGAGAATTCGTTCGCTAAAAAGTCGGCATCTGGGGGAGTCGAGCCAGACAGTTAA